A stretch of Candidatus Polarisedimenticolia bacterium DNA encodes these proteins:
- the rplO gene encoding 50S ribosomal protein L15, with the protein GHKGRRSRSGGNSPPGNEGGQMPLQRRVPKRGFRPVSRVRYAIVNLAQLAAFPAGSTVGPDELRARGLARGRRPVKCLGEGALAHALTVRAHAFSASARERIAAAGGSVEVLGA; encoded by the coding sequence GGTCACAAGGGACGGCGCTCGCGCTCGGGCGGGAACAGCCCGCCGGGGAACGAGGGCGGGCAGATGCCGCTGCAGCGCCGCGTGCCGAAGCGGGGCTTCCGGCCCGTGTCGCGCGTGCGCTACGCGATCGTCAACCTGGCCCAGCTGGCGGCCTTCCCCGCCGGCAGCACCGTCGGCCCCGATGAGCTGCGCGCGCGCGGCCTCGCCCGCGGGCGCCGGCCGGTCAAGTGCCTCGGCGAGGGGGCCCTCGCCCACGCCCTCACCGTGCGCGCGCACGCCTTCAGTGCCAGCGCCCGGGAGCGCATCGCCGCGGCCGGCGGCTCGGTGGAGGTGCTCGGTGCTTGA